The Sorangiineae bacterium MSr11367 genome window below encodes:
- a CDS encoding chemotaxis protein CheW, translating to MAALVRRRAEQRALRRAADGQRTEYLAFSLAGEIYAVEIHSIGEILKPPPITEVPRAEPSIIGVVSVRGRLVTVIDLRKRFGVKDAPIGHLTRILLVDKGDEKLGLLVDEVLQVYRLTENEIEPANVLGGDQPAHILGIGRPKEGTGRPDFGSLLVLLDLRPILDG from the coding sequence ATGGCCGCGCTCGTGCGTAGACGCGCCGAGCAACGCGCCCTCCGCCGCGCGGCCGACGGCCAGCGCACGGAGTATTTGGCCTTTTCCCTGGCCGGGGAAATCTACGCCGTCGAAATCCACTCCATCGGCGAGATTCTCAAGCCGCCGCCGATTACGGAAGTGCCCCGTGCCGAGCCTTCGATCATCGGAGTGGTGAGCGTACGGGGGCGCCTGGTGACCGTGATCGATTTGCGAAAGCGATTCGGTGTCAAAGATGCGCCCATCGGCCATTTGACGCGTATCTTGCTCGTCGACAAGGGGGACGAAAAGCTCGGGCTTTTGGTGGACGAGGTACTGCAAGTCTACCGTCTCACCGAAAATGAGATCGAGCCGGCCAACGTCTTGGGCGGCGACCAGCCTGCCCACATCCTAGGCATTGGGCGACCCAAGGAGGGGACCGGCCGCCCCGACTTCGGATCTCTGCTCGTGCTGCTCGATTTACGACCTATTCTGGACGGGTGA